The Gammaproteobacteria bacterium genome contains a region encoding:
- a CDS encoding DUF6088 family protein yields the protein MSSLPKRIMQYAEDMPEATPIQAEDLLHLDDRAAVARALSRLARSERLLRICRGIYMRPIPTRFGLRAPRREKALAALSELWGETIVPNGGDAANWLGLTTQNTVRSVYLTSGPDRFLHFGAHRVELRHAPEWQLTAPDRTVGTVIRAIAWLGPNEVEDSLDAVLPKLSREDVSELVAARALMPAWMAEPLVRRLAHG from the coding sequence ATGAGCAGCCTGCCCAAACGGATCATGCAATACGCCGAGGACATGCCGGAGGCCACACCGATACAAGCGGAGGACCTGCTGCATCTCGACGACCGGGCCGCAGTGGCCAGGGCTCTCTCCCGCCTTGCCCGTTCGGAGCGACTCCTACGGATCTGCCGTGGCATCTACATGCGACCGATCCCGACTCGCTTCGGCCTTCGCGCACCGCGTCGCGAGAAGGCGCTCGCGGCCTTGTCCGAACTCTGGGGCGAGACCATCGTTCCCAACGGCGGCGATGCCGCCAACTGGCTTGGGCTGACGACTCAGAATACGGTTCGCTCGGTCTATCTCACCTCCGGACCCGACCGTTTCCTGCACTTCGGGGCTCATCGGGTCGAGTTGCGCCACGCTCCGGAGTGGCAACTGACGGCACCAGACCGCACGGTCGGCACAGTCATCCGTGCGATCGCATGGCTCGGTCCCAACGAAGTCGAGGATAGCCTGGACGCTGTGCTTCCCAAGCTATCGAGGGAGGACGTGAGCGAGCTTGTCGCCGCGCGGGCGCTCATGCCCGCATGGATGGCGGAGCCACTCGTCAGGCGCTTGGCACATGGCTGA
- a CDS encoding TonB-dependent receptor — translation MSGRRMRGAPLAVAALFAPFMLLAGAPLTAQAVATIRGVVVDDEDGNPVMGAEVLVQSTPLRALTGDDGSFEIPVPNGGTYTLFVIADGYGSAEFAADPAATASAPLRIPLEPQLFDVPGVTVTASRTTVRPGDAPVSVAILSADELQRRDVTNLKEALPFAQGVTFNAGHMDIRGSSGIARGVGSRVLMLLDGHRALTGVESRIDFSILPLLDVDRVEIVKGPNSTLWGTNAMAGVVNVITRPPLGPPRTAVRGYYGVFDTPGNLDFTDERLSMRGLQIQHSRQIGGAGVTVFAGREGSDGFRQNGGQERWQWRAKAVFGAESSKPLEVFASGKREDLEEFFTWLSPERRLEVDPADLGDWKRNSDLVFGMTATPVVTSTLKLQLRPQVQHVRNQNYFHDNEDFHRSTRYGTDVQLSFFSGGRHAVTAGGEASRTDVSSNFLSPTPDVTDLALFVQDEIDFSDRLRGSAGIRLDSHKASVVEGDLTLNPKIGLVFEATPDVSLRTSLSRGYRSPSVSEQFTRTTTFGFRVVPNLELRGESAWAGEVGTTITPTERLWLDAGLFWSEYSGLIEVTGAPNQPLTFQFRNVAEARVRGLDAGVRFGVVPQKLNLHANYLFIDSQDLDTGRPLAYRSRHNITTTLSGWADLLALDVRHRSEAETVLAYPLDERGPITLLDLRLALEVMDMDVRAKVENLLQAEYVDVQERNPGATRSFRVTVTSRF, via the coding sequence ATGAGCGGCCGTCGCATGCGCGGTGCTCCCCTGGCCGTGGCCGCACTCTTCGCTCCCTTCATGCTGCTCGCCGGCGCACCCCTGACCGCCCAGGCCGTGGCCACCATCCGGGGCGTGGTGGTGGACGACGAAGACGGCAACCCCGTCATGGGCGCCGAGGTGCTCGTGCAGTCGACCCCGCTGCGCGCGCTTACGGGCGACGACGGGAGCTTCGAGATTCCCGTGCCGAACGGCGGCACGTACACGCTCTTCGTCATCGCCGACGGCTACGGGAGCGCGGAGTTCGCAGCCGATCCCGCCGCCACCGCATCCGCGCCGCTTCGAATCCCGCTCGAACCGCAACTCTTCGACGTCCCGGGCGTGACCGTCACCGCGAGCCGGACCACCGTGCGTCCCGGCGACGCGCCGGTGAGCGTCGCGATCCTGAGCGCGGACGAACTCCAGCGCCGCGACGTAACCAACCTCAAGGAGGCGCTCCCGTTCGCCCAGGGCGTGACCTTCAACGCGGGTCACATGGATATCCGCGGCTCCAGCGGTATCGCCCGCGGCGTCGGCAGCCGGGTCCTGATGCTGCTGGATGGCCATCGGGCGCTTACGGGCGTGGAATCGAGGATCGACTTCAGCATCCTGCCACTGCTCGACGTGGACCGCGTCGAGATCGTCAAGGGCCCCAACTCCACCCTGTGGGGCACGAACGCCATGGCCGGCGTGGTCAACGTGATCACGCGCCCGCCCCTGGGCCCCCCGCGCACCGCCGTGCGCGGCTACTACGGCGTATTCGACACCCCGGGCAACCTGGACTTCACCGACGAGCGCCTGAGCATGCGCGGGCTCCAGATTCAGCATTCGCGGCAGATCGGGGGCGCGGGCGTCACCGTGTTCGCCGGACGAGAGGGATCCGACGGCTTTCGCCAGAACGGAGGCCAGGAGCGCTGGCAGTGGCGCGCCAAGGCCGTCTTCGGGGCCGAGTCGTCCAAACCGCTGGAGGTGTTCGCCAGCGGGAAGCGCGAGGACCTGGAGGAGTTCTTCACCTGGCTCTCCCCCGAGCGCCGTCTCGAGGTGGATCCCGCGGACCTGGGCGACTGGAAGCGCAATTCCGATCTCGTCTTCGGAATGACGGCCACCCCGGTGGTCACCTCGACGCTCAAGCTGCAGCTGCGGCCGCAGGTGCAGCATGTCCGCAACCAGAACTACTTCCACGACAACGAGGACTTCCACCGTTCCACGCGCTACGGCACCGACGTCCAGCTCTCGTTCTTCTCCGGCGGACGGCACGCGGTCACGGCAGGAGGAGAAGCGTCCCGAACCGACGTGAGCTCCAACTTCCTCAGCCCGACGCCGGACGTCACCGATCTGGCCCTGTTCGTCCAGGATGAAATCGATTTCTCGGATCGGCTGCGCGGTTCGGCGGGCATCCGGCTGGATTCGCACAAGGCCTCGGTAGTGGAAGGCGATCTGACGCTCAATCCCAAGATCGGTCTCGTCTTCGAGGCCACGCCGGACGTGAGCCTGAGGACATCCCTGAGCCGGGGATACCGGTCACCCAGCGTCTCCGAACAGTTCACCAGAACCACCACCTTCGGTTTTCGCGTCGTGCCCAATCTCGAGTTGCGCGGCGAATCGGCGTGGGCCGGGGAAGTGGGCACCACCATCACCCCGACCGAACGGCTCTGGCTCGACGCAGGGCTGTTCTGGAGCGAGTACTCCGGCCTGATCGAGGTCACCGGCGCCCCGAACCAGCCCCTCACCTTCCAGTTCCGCAACGTGGCCGAGGCCCGGGTGCGCGGGCTCGACGCCGGCGTGCGCTTCGGCGTCGTGCCCCAGAAGCTCAACCTCCACGCGAACTACCTCTTCATCGACTCGCAGGATCTCGACACCGGCCGGCCGCTCGCGTACCGGTCGCGCCACAACATCACAACGACCCTTTCCGGCTGGGCCGATCTGCTGGCGCTGGACGTGCGTCACCGGAGCGAGGCGGAAACCGTTCTCGCCTATCCTCTGGATGAACGCGGCCCCATCACGCTGCTGGACCTGCGGCTCGCCCTCGAAGTCATGGACATGGATGTGCGGGCGAAGGTCGAGAACCTTCTGCAGGCGGAGTACGTAGACGTTCAGGAGCGCAATCCGGGAGCCACCCGGAGCTTCCGGGTCACCGTGACCTCCCGCTTCTGA
- a CDS encoding ABC transporter permease — MSSESMPRGRDWRPQLRAAGLALPLVAFVGVTFVAPLATMFSRSVYDAVVADALPETLALLEGWDGESVPGEEVFAAAARELMEAQEERVIGRVAGRVNRVQGGMRSIVAVTGRRLAAAPDGSWRETFVEIDAAWGEVSTWHALRTAGERYTSRHYLAAVDLRRLPDGSIARQEEDRRIYLRLFARTFLVSLSITGLCLLFGYPLAHFIAHAPPRRAGLLLALVLVPFWTSLLVRTTSWIVLLQGQGVINDILVALGLVPDGGRLALIYNMTGTFVAMTHVLLPFMVLPLYSVMRGIPRSHMDAAASLGAGPAQGFLRVYWPQTLPGVGAGSLLVFILAIGYYITPALVGGSTGQLISNMVAYHMQTSLNWGLASALGAIILACVIGLYLLYERLAGTAGVRVA; from the coding sequence GTGAGCTCCGAATCGATGCCGCGAGGGCGCGACTGGCGGCCGCAACTGCGGGCGGCCGGGCTCGCGCTACCGCTTGTAGCCTTCGTCGGCGTGACCTTTGTGGCGCCTCTCGCCACGATGTTCAGCCGCAGCGTCTATGACGCGGTGGTGGCGGACGCGCTGCCCGAGACGCTCGCCCTGCTGGAGGGATGGGACGGGGAGAGCGTGCCCGGCGAGGAGGTCTTCGCGGCGGCCGCGCGCGAGCTGATGGAGGCGCAGGAGGAGCGGGTGATCGGCCGGGTGGCCGGCCGGGTCAACCGGGTGCAGGGGGGGATGCGGAGCATCGTCGCGGTGACGGGCCGGCGGCTTGCCGCGGCCCCCGACGGCTCCTGGCGCGAGACCTTCGTCGAGATCGACGCTGCCTGGGGCGAGGTGAGCACCTGGCACGCGCTGCGCACAGCCGGCGAGCGCTATACCAGCCGTCACTACCTGGCCGCGGTCGATCTGCGGCGACTTCCCGACGGATCGATCGCTCGCCAGGAGGAGGACCGCCGCATCTACCTGCGTCTGTTCGCGCGCACCTTCCTGGTCAGCCTGTCCATCACCGGGTTGTGCCTCCTGTTCGGCTACCCGCTCGCGCATTTCATCGCCCATGCGCCGCCACGCCGCGCCGGCCTGCTCCTGGCACTGGTGCTGGTCCCGTTCTGGACCTCGCTGCTGGTGCGCACGACATCCTGGATCGTCCTGCTCCAGGGCCAGGGCGTGATCAACGACATCCTGGTCGCGCTGGGGCTGGTGCCCGATGGCGGACGACTCGCGCTCATCTACAACATGACGGGCACGTTCGTCGCGATGACGCACGTTCTGCTGCCGTTCATGGTATTGCCGCTGTACTCGGTCATGCGCGGGATTCCCCGCTCGCACATGGACGCGGCCGCTTCGCTCGGAGCCGGCCCGGCGCAGGGGTTCCTGCGGGTCTACTGGCCCCAGACGCTCCCCGGGGTGGGGGCGGGCAGCCTGCTCGTGTTCATCCTGGCCATAGGGTACTACATCACCCCGGCGCTGGTGGGAGGGAGCACCGGCCAGCTGATCTCCAACATGGTCGCGTACCACATGCAGACCTCCCTCAACTGGGGGCTGGCGTCCGCGCTGGGCGCGATCATCCTGGCGTGCGTGATTGGCCTCTACCTGCTGTACGAGCGGTTGGCCGGGACCGCGGGCGTGAGGGTCGCCTGA
- a CDS encoding nucleotidyl transferase AbiEii/AbiGii toxin family protein — translation MAEVRYAMLSATEKRDALEVAEQRGGHRTYLLEKDTWVVATLRVLFEAPFGRHLVFKGGTSLSKVWRAIRRFSEDIDITYDIRGFAPDLVAGGDEEALPPTRSQERRWTRAIRPRLAEWVRDTAHPLVERELDEAGFAASVRAEAEQLYVAYDPLFKPIGPVRPEVRVDFGARSTGEPHTVQSVVCDAAAVLPDLGFPMARAAVMLAERTFWEKATSMHVYCLQGRVRGQRWSRHWHDLARLGDAGIAARALTDRELALSVARHKAMFFRENDSNRRRIDYEAAVSGNLRLVPSGAAQESLAEDYTSMLAAGMLVDEDDPFETLMQRCALIEEMANARWPSQPPAPND, via the coding sequence ATGGCTGAGGTCCGTTACGCAATGCTCTCGGCTACCGAGAAGCGCGACGCATTGGAGGTGGCGGAGCAGCGAGGCGGGCATAGGACCTACCTCCTGGAGAAGGACACCTGGGTCGTGGCAACCCTTCGAGTCCTGTTCGAAGCACCGTTCGGACGACATCTGGTATTCAAGGGAGGCACGTCGCTCTCCAAGGTGTGGCGAGCGATTCGCCGCTTCTCCGAAGACATCGACATCACCTACGACATTCGCGGATTCGCACCCGATCTCGTCGCAGGCGGCGACGAGGAGGCACTGCCACCCACACGCAGCCAGGAGAGGCGCTGGACGCGGGCGATCCGCCCCCGCCTCGCTGAGTGGGTTCGAGACACCGCGCATCCTCTCGTCGAAAGGGAACTCGACGAGGCTGGCTTTGCCGCAAGCGTTCGAGCCGAGGCCGAGCAACTCTACGTCGCGTACGATCCGCTGTTCAAACCGATCGGGCCCGTCCGACCGGAGGTTCGAGTCGACTTCGGAGCGCGCTCGACTGGCGAGCCTCACACCGTTCAGTCCGTGGTGTGCGATGCCGCCGCCGTGCTGCCCGACCTCGGATTCCCGATGGCCCGGGCAGCCGTCATGCTGGCGGAGCGAACATTCTGGGAGAAGGCCACCTCAATGCATGTCTACTGCCTTCAGGGGCGCGTGCGAGGCCAGCGTTGGTCGAGGCACTGGCACGACCTCGCTCGGCTTGGCGATGCCGGAATCGCGGCCCGGGCTCTGACGGACCGCGAACTCGCTCTGTCGGTTGCGCGCCACAAGGCGATGTTCTTCCGGGAGAACGATTCCAATCGCCGGAGGATCGACTACGAGGCCGCCGTCTCGGGCAACCTCAGGCTTGTTCCCTCGGGTGCCGCCCAGGAGTCGCTTGCCGAAGACTACACCAGCATGCTTGCCGCTGGGATGTTGGTGGACGAGGACGATCCGTTTGAGACGCTCATGCAGCGGTGTGCGCTGATCGAGGAGATGGCCAACGCTCGCTGGCCATCACAGCCGCCCGCACCGAATGACTGA
- a CDS encoding ABC transporter permease has protein sequence MHVAFCAAVLFFLMAPILVIVPLSFNAEPYFTFTEGMLRLDPEAWSLRWYQEIATSDVWRSALVNSLVVGTAATALATFLGTLAALGLSSPDMPARRFLMGFLVSPLVTPVIISAAGMFFFYSRMGLGQTHLGLILAHAALGTPFVVITVTATLTAYNTTLNRAAASLGAGPLRTFTRVQLPLIAPGVLSGALFAFATSFDEVVVVLFLGGVEQNTIPRQMWAGIREEISPAILAVATFLIVFAAALLLTVGWLRRRAAGR, from the coding sequence ATGCACGTCGCGTTCTGCGCGGCGGTGCTGTTTTTCCTGATGGCTCCCATCCTCGTGATCGTGCCGCTGAGCTTCAACGCGGAGCCCTACTTCACCTTCACGGAGGGCATGCTGAGGCTGGACCCGGAAGCCTGGTCGCTTCGCTGGTACCAGGAGATCGCGACCAGCGACGTCTGGCGGAGCGCGCTGGTCAACAGCCTGGTGGTCGGCACCGCCGCCACGGCGCTGGCCACCTTCCTGGGTACTCTGGCCGCGCTCGGGCTCTCGAGCCCCGACATGCCCGCTCGCCGCTTCCTGATGGGCTTCCTGGTCTCGCCGCTGGTGACCCCGGTGATCATCTCGGCCGCGGGGATGTTCTTCTTCTACTCCCGCATGGGCCTGGGCCAGACCCACCTGGGGCTGATCCTGGCGCACGCCGCGCTGGGGACGCCGTTTGTGGTCATCACGGTGACCGCCACCCTGACCGCCTACAACACCACCCTGAACCGCGCCGCCGCGTCGCTGGGGGCCGGACCACTCCGGACCTTCACCCGCGTGCAGTTGCCGCTGATCGCTCCGGGGGTGCTTTCGGGGGCGCTCTTCGCCTTCGCCACTTCGTTCGATGAAGTGGTGGTCGTGCTCTTCCTGGGCGGAGTGGAGCAGAACACCATCCCGCGCCAGATGTGGGCGGGTATCCGCGAGGAGATCAGCCCCGCCATTCTGGCCGTCGCGACCTTCCTGATCGTGTTCGCGGCGGCGCTGCTGCTTACGGTGGGGTGGCTGAGGAGGAGGGCGGCGGGGAGGTAG
- a CDS encoding ABC transporter substrate-binding protein — translation MARRFAVLGLAALVAACGGDSGDSLTVGAWGGAYTRACKLAYYEPFIAETGIVIRDAQYNGGLAEVRAQVDVGRIHWDVVPMEIADAVRGCDEGLLEPLDPAMWAPGADGTPPGEDFFPGTLTECGVGAEFYATVIAYNRENIASPEPRTMQDFFDLEAFPGRRGMRRKPMGNMEFALMADGVPPAEVYQLLDTPEGIERAFRKLDTIKDQIVWWEAGAQPPQLLADGEVTMTTAYNGRIFNAQVLEDQPFEIIWDGQLLDFGQLVVVAGTPNLEAALEFLAFATTPRSMARVSANISYSPTRYSGLPLVGTHAEAGVDMLPHMPTYPENLERALRNDWEWWVNHTDEMNERFSSWLAR, via the coding sequence ATGGCTCGCCGATTCGCGGTGCTGGGGCTCGCCGCCCTGGTCGCTGCCTGTGGGGGCGACAGCGGCGATTCCCTGACCGTCGGTGCGTGGGGCGGGGCCTATACGCGCGCCTGCAAGCTCGCCTACTACGAGCCGTTCATTGCCGAGACGGGCATCGTCATCCGCGACGCCCAATACAACGGTGGCCTGGCCGAAGTCCGGGCGCAGGTCGACGTGGGACGGATTCACTGGGACGTGGTGCCCATGGAGATCGCCGACGCCGTGCGCGGCTGCGACGAGGGGTTGCTCGAGCCGCTCGATCCGGCGATGTGGGCTCCCGGCGCGGACGGAACGCCACCCGGGGAGGATTTCTTCCCCGGCACCCTGACCGAGTGCGGCGTCGGCGCCGAGTTCTACGCGACCGTAATCGCCTACAACCGGGAGAACATTGCCAGCCCCGAGCCCCGGACCATGCAGGACTTCTTCGATCTGGAAGCCTTTCCGGGACGCCGCGGAATGCGCCGCAAGCCGATGGGCAACATGGAGTTCGCGCTCATGGCCGACGGCGTGCCGCCGGCAGAGGTGTACCAGTTGCTGGACACCCCCGAGGGGATCGAACGCGCGTTCCGCAAGCTGGACACCATCAAGGACCAGATCGTGTGGTGGGAGGCGGGCGCCCAGCCGCCCCAGCTCCTCGCCGACGGCGAAGTGACCATGACGACGGCGTACAACGGCCGCATCTTCAACGCCCAGGTGCTGGAAGACCAGCCCTTCGAGATCATCTGGGACGGGCAGCTGCTGGATTTCGGCCAACTGGTCGTCGTGGCCGGGACGCCGAATCTGGAAGCGGCGCTCGAGTTCCTGGCCTTCGCGACCACCCCCCGGTCCATGGCCCGGGTCAGCGCCAACATCTCGTACAGCCCGACGCGCTACTCCGGACTGCCGCTCGTGGGAACGCACGCGGAGGCGGGGGTCGACATGCTGCCGCACATGCCTACCTATCCGGAGAACCTGGAGCGGGCGCTGCGCAACGACTGGGAGTGGTGGGTGAACCACACGGACGAGATGAACGAGCGCTTCAGCTCGTGGCTGGCCCGATGA
- a CDS encoding carbonic anhydrase family protein, translating into MSHHHSFPKTLAAGLAMACLLGAQYACQAEAPGQTDAEEQMGAEQEAEGGEVHWSYEGATGADMWGGLDPSFAVCDTGVQQSPIDLAGAIPAGGGGLEIQWQPTDGEVVDNGHTIQVNMAEGNTITLEGRQFSMLQFHFHLPSEHTVEGGVYPMEVHFVHQAEEGDLAVVGVFMDAGQAHAATQAIWDAIPGVDEAPAPLAGIDLNAFLPEGRAFFRYAGSLTTPPCSEVVSWVVMTESIAVSQEQVDAFAALYPMNARPVQPLHRRFILLK; encoded by the coding sequence ATGAGCCATCATCATTCATTCCCGAAGACACTCGCCGCCGGCCTCGCGATGGCCTGCCTCCTGGGCGCCCAGTACGCCTGCCAGGCGGAGGCACCGGGCCAGACGGATGCGGAGGAGCAAATGGGCGCAGAGCAGGAGGCGGAGGGCGGCGAGGTTCACTGGAGCTACGAGGGCGCGACCGGTGCCGACATGTGGGGCGGGCTGGACCCGTCGTTCGCGGTCTGCGACACCGGCGTGCAGCAGTCCCCGATCGACCTGGCGGGCGCGATTCCGGCGGGCGGCGGCGGGCTCGAAATCCAGTGGCAGCCCACCGACGGAGAAGTCGTGGACAACGGGCACACCATCCAGGTCAACATGGCCGAAGGGAATACGATCACCCTGGAGGGCCGACAGTTCTCCATGCTGCAGTTCCACTTCCACCTGCCCAGCGAGCACACCGTCGAGGGAGGGGTCTACCCGATGGAAGTGCACTTCGTGCATCAGGCCGAGGAGGGGGACCTGGCGGTGGTCGGGGTCTTCATGGATGCTGGCCAGGCCCATGCGGCCACCCAGGCCATATGGGATGCCATACCCGGCGTCGACGAGGCGCCCGCGCCGCTGGCCGGGATCGACCTGAACGCTTTCCTGCCCGAGGGACGCGCCTTCTTCCGCTACGCCGGTTCTCTCACCACGCCGCCCTGCTCCGAGGTGGTGAGCTGGGTGGTCATGACCGAGTCGATTGCGGTCTCGCAGGAGCAGGTCGACGCCTTCGCGGCCCTGTATCCGATGAACGCGCGTCCGGTGCAGCCGCTCCATCGGCGGTTCATTCTGCTGAAGTAG
- a CDS encoding ABC transporter ATP-binding protein: MTTQADPHVEFEDIAKSYDGRVMAVQGLNLSVRRGEFLSLLGPSGSGKTTCLMMLAGFETPTAGAIRIDGRSVHALPPRKRGIGMVFQDYALFPHMTVEDNLAFPLDVRGIERDRRRELVDRALKLVRLEGFEKRRPGQLSGGQQQRVAIARALVFEPELVLMDEPLGALDRHLREELQYEIRRIHRTLGVTIVYVTHDQQEAMVMSDRIAVLRDGMVEQVAAPEALYEEPERSFVARFIGENNRLHGRVATVNGDVCDVVVGGQVVRGYRVVDCRPGDPVTLSIRPERITLHPEPGLFSNQFEAVIEHITFVGDHLRIHMETCGRADFVAKISNVVGQGAVLEGDEIRVGWTAADCRVLDYGGAEGAV, translated from the coding sequence GTGACGACTCAAGCAGACCCCCACGTCGAGTTCGAGGACATCGCCAAGAGCTACGATGGCCGGGTGATGGCCGTCCAGGGATTGAACCTCAGCGTGCGCCGGGGCGAGTTCCTGAGCCTGCTCGGGCCATCCGGCTCGGGGAAGACGACATGCCTCATGATGCTTGCGGGATTCGAGACTCCGACCGCGGGAGCCATCCGCATCGACGGCCGATCGGTGCACGCCCTGCCGCCGCGCAAGCGGGGCATCGGCATGGTGTTTCAGGACTACGCGCTCTTTCCCCACATGACCGTGGAGGACAACCTGGCCTTTCCGCTGGACGTGCGCGGCATCGAGCGCGACCGGCGGCGGGAGCTGGTGGACCGGGCACTCAAGCTGGTCCGGCTGGAGGGATTCGAGAAGCGTCGGCCCGGGCAGCTCTCGGGCGGGCAGCAGCAGCGGGTGGCGATCGCGCGCGCGCTGGTCTTCGAGCCCGAACTCGTGCTGATGGATGAACCCCTCGGCGCCCTCGACCGCCATCTGCGCGAAGAGTTGCAGTACGAGATCCGGCGCATCCACCGGACGCTCGGCGTGACCATCGTCTACGTGACCCATGACCAGCAGGAGGCCATGGTCATGTCGGACCGCATCGCCGTGCTGCGCGACGGCATGGTGGAGCAGGTGGCCGCGCCCGAAGCCCTGTACGAGGAACCCGAGCGCTCGTTCGTCGCGCGCTTCATCGGCGAGAACAACCGCCTGCACGGGCGTGTCGCCACGGTAAATGGGGACGTGTGCGACGTGGTGGTGGGCGGCCAGGTGGTGCGCGGGTATCGGGTAGTGGACTGCCGGCCGGGGGACCCGGTCACGCTCTCCATCCGGCCCGAGCGAATCACGCTGCATCCCGAGCCGGGGCTGTTTTCGAACCAGTTCGAGGCGGTCATCGAGCACATCACCTTCGTGGGCGATCACCTGCGCATCCACATGGAGACCTGCGGGCGGGCCGACTTCGTCGCGAAGATCTCGAACGTGGTGGGACAGGGCGCGGTGCTGGAGGGCGACGAAATCCGCGTGGGATGGACGGCTGCGGACTGCCGGGTCCTGGACTACGGCGGCGCGGAGGGCGCGGTGTGA
- a CDS encoding amino acid permease, with the protein MRPTSTNTRGYGFHAAAAVVVANMIGTGVFTSLGFQVETIQSTFPLLLLWVVGGVAAFCGAITYAELGATLRRSGGEYTFLGRIYHPAAGFVSGWISATVGFAAPTALAAITFGTYLASVFPALSPTWLAAGLVAAAAWVHSATYGASSFFQRSFTTVKVILIAAFCAAALAMVDAPEPVALLPSAGDAELVFGGAFAVSLIYVSYAYTGWNAATYLTGELENPGRTLPGVLAGGTLLVMVLYLALNYTFLRAAPMSELEGRLEVGHIAAMHIFGPLGADIMGVTLAVLLVSTVSAMVLAGPRVLQVIGEDYPVFRFLEKRTPSGIPRVAILTQAALALFFIFSASFEAILVFSGFTLGLNSLLAVAGIFVLRRREPELERPYRAWGYPVTPLVYLALTSWTLAFILVDRPAQGLIGLGLIAAGLLFYWVAGRRTA; encoded by the coding sequence ATGCGACCCACTTCAACGAACACGCGCGGGTACGGCTTCCACGCGGCGGCGGCGGTCGTGGTCGCCAACATGATCGGCACGGGGGTGTTCACCAGCCTGGGATTCCAGGTGGAGACCATCCAGTCCACCTTCCCGCTCCTGCTGCTCTGGGTGGTCGGGGGCGTGGCGGCCTTCTGCGGCGCGATCACCTACGCGGAACTGGGCGCGACGCTACGGCGTTCGGGCGGCGAGTACACCTTTCTGGGACGCATCTACCACCCCGCCGCAGGCTTCGTGTCGGGGTGGATTTCGGCCACGGTCGGGTTCGCCGCCCCCACCGCGCTGGCCGCGATCACCTTCGGCACCTACCTGGCCTCGGTCTTCCCCGCCCTCTCGCCCACCTGGCTGGCCGCCGGCCTGGTCGCGGCGGCGGCGTGGGTGCACTCGGCCACCTACGGCGCCTCGTCCTTCTTCCAGCGCAGCTTCACGACCGTCAAGGTGATCCTGATCGCCGCCTTCTGCGCCGCCGCGCTGGCCATGGTGGACGCCCCGGAGCCCGTCGCGCTCCTCCCTTCGGCGGGCGATGCCGAACTCGTCTTCGGCGGCGCCTTCGCGGTATCGCTCATCTACGTCTCGTACGCGTACACCGGCTGGAACGCGGCCACCTACCTGACCGGCGAGCTCGAGAACCCGGGGCGCACGCTGCCCGGCGTCCTCGCGGGCGGCACCCTGCTGGTCATGGTTCTCTACCTGGCCCTCAACTACACCTTCCTGAGGGCGGCGCCGATGTCGGAACTGGAAGGAAGGCTCGAGGTGGGACACATCGCCGCCATGCACATCTTCGGGCCCCTGGGCGCCGACATCATGGGCGTGACCTTGGCCGTGCTGCTCGTCTCCACCGTGAGCGCCATGGTGCTGGCCGGCCCGCGCGTGCTGCAAGTCATCGGCGAGGATTATCCCGTCTTTCGATTCCTGGAGAAGAGGACGCCGTCCGGCATCCCCAGGGTCGCGATTCTCACCCAGGCGGCGCTCGCCCTCTTCTTCATCTTCAGCGCGTCCTTCGAGGCGATCCTGGTGTTCTCCGGGTTCACGCTGGGGCTGAACAGCCTGCTCGCGGTGGCGGGAATCTTCGTGCTGCGGAGGCGCGAGCCGGAGCTCGAGCGCCCCTACCGCGCCTGGGGATATCCGGTCACGCCACTGGTCTACCTGGCGCTGACCTCCTGGACGCTCGCCTTTATCCTTGTCGACCGCCCGGCGCAGGGCCTTATCGGCCTGGGACTGATCGCGGCCGGACTGCTGTTCTACTGGGTGGCGGGCCGCCGGACGGCGTAA
- a CDS encoding DNA-binding protein, whose translation MMGSGSARHAHLAEPLGRALARLGVHLLTGGGAGVMESVSRAFGAVPDRAGLVIGILPAGDTPPDRADADPGTPPGYPNPRVELAIRTHLDARGDDGSGLRSRNHINILSSDVVIALPGSSGTASEVDLAIRYRRPLILLGNTARADRLPGSVPTAESVDEAVEFVRRALRGSGGESLPQGSER comes from the coding sequence GTGATGGGCTCCGGCTCCGCCCGCCACGCCCATCTCGCCGAGCCGCTGGGCCGCGCACTGGCGCGGTTGGGCGTGCACCTGCTGACGGGGGGCGGGGCCGGAGTCATGGAGTCGGTCTCGCGGGCCTTCGGCGCGGTGCCGGATCGGGCCGGACTGGTCATCGGGATCCTCCCGGCCGGCGACACGCCCCCTGATCGAGCCGATGCAGACCCGGGCACTCCCCCCGGCTATCCCAATCCCCGGGTTGAACTCGCCATCCGCACTCACCTCGACGCCCGCGGCGACGATGGTTCCGGGCTACGCTCCCGCAACCACATCAACATCCTGTCGTCCGATGTCGTCATCGCGTTGCCGGGATCCTCGGGTACGGCTTCGGAGGTCGACTTGGCGATCCGTTACCGCCGGCCCCTCATCCTGCTGGGAAACACGGCCCGCGCGGATCGACTCCCGGGCTCCGTGCCGACCGCCGAGAGCGTAGATGAAGCGGTGGAATTCGTGCGCCGGGCCCTGCGTGGCAGCGGTGGCGAGTCCCTGCCTCAGGGGTCTGAGCGTTAG